In Armigeres subalbatus isolate Guangzhou_Male unplaced genomic scaffold, GZ_Asu_2 Contig1246, whole genome shotgun sequence, the DNA window TGCATAAACATATTTCGCATGAAGACACCCATCATGTTTATAGAAGTGTGTGAAAAACAAACAATTTCGGACGTAGCCGAAAAAGTGAAGGCAGCGGAGCTTTTGCATCGGTAAGAAGAGTAACGATTATGTTTTAGTTTTTTGTAAACACTCCTTATTACTATGTCAAACGGAGTTATTTCTGCGGAAAAGGGAACGCAAAAAGATATGCTTGTTTGCCAGTCTCTTTCAATTTGTTAAGAGAAGTAGTTTATTAGATACGATCTGGccgattggatttgattgttAATGAATTAATCAAGTGTGTGATTGGTGATAAACTTAAATACACCAATAAGAACTTctgagttttattttcaaaacaagttcattttgaaactaaatgttataatgtttaaatgttttttattacaatagtttgaattaTCAAGAACACGTATTCGTACAGTTCTTTGAATGTGCAATGGATTGGAAAGTGTTACAGAAATTTTCTACTTTGTTGATGGCTAGTGTTGGCTATGGAAAAATTGAAGGTGCAATTTGGGATGTGACCTGCGAAGAGAAAATGTAATGTCATCTGCATTCAGCCAAACGCTACCAAGAACTATCAGATGCATCTAGCATCTTGAATACAATATTTTAAATTACCTTTGATTTTCGAAGATTTCTCCCTTTTGAAGAGTATAGCCGTGATGCCTGATATTATATAGTTATGGATGTGTTTTACTCCGATATGAAAACCATGGTGAAACATAAAAACACTTTCGCGAATTGAAAACACTTATAGCGCTATGAAAGGTCGATCAActataataagaagaagaataaaagaaaTTATGAAAAGGAAGAACCGTTTGCACATGCGTTGTCTCGGGGAGCGACAGAGTTCAATAAAGAAAGCTTGATTGGTATAGCTGAGGATGAATCACAGTGCTGCGCGGTGAATGTTCGCATTCAAgtatttcttcctctgcgttggtgggacgcccgcaagaagaatggtgttattgtggatcggaatgatcacaattctgcgtggtgggacgcccgcattcaagtgtttcttcctctgcgttggtgggacgcccgcaagaagaacggtgttattgtggatcggagtgatcacaattctgcgtggtgggacgcccgcattcaagtgtttcttcctctgcgttggtgggacgcccgcaagaagaatggtgttattgtggatcggagtgatcacaattctgcgtggtgggacgcccgcattcaagtatttcttcctctgcgttggtgggacgcccgcaagaagaatggtgttattgtggatcggaatgatcacaattctgcgtggtgggacgcccgcattcaagtgtttcttcctctgcgttggtgggacgcccgcaagaagaacggtgttattgtggataggagtgatcacaattctgcgtggtgggacgcccgcattcaagtgtttcttcctctgcgttggtgggacgcccgcaagaagaacggtgttattaTTGATCAGAGTGATCACAGTTCAGCCAAGCAAGAGTATCTTGCTCAGCGATGGTCGAAGACCTACAAGTAGTTTGGTGTTGTGGATCCGAAATGTCACAGGTACACAAGAGGATTGATTTAACTGATATAAGATATTCGGCCATGATTTGGAGCTGTTCATCGACCTTTTTTTTTAGTTACGGTATCTGGTTTTTGTTGCTAGTTGTTTCACAAATGTGAATGCACAGTGCATTGGACGTGTGCTCGAAAAAAGTAGAAGTAGTGGTAGTGATTTGAAGTACACGTGAAATGTTACTTCACGAGTTGTGAGTAGAATTGAGAGTCGAGACGCCCACTGCATGGTAGTTCCTTCAGAGTGGTTTCCCATATTTATGTGAGCCACCATTTAAGTGTGTTCTTCGATTATGAAATGAGATGCACGCAATACAATGGAGTGTCGGGAATGATTGTTTGCTACAAGATGCTTTTGTATCATGATGAGAGAGTAACCGgatgatacataatatgtcgtaggtgttatttttttcatgcaGAAGAAAAGGGTCAATGCATTTGAGGGGAGatgtgtggcattggacaggcctattatCATGAACAGGCCTATCATGCATGTGTCAAATGACAGATCCTGTCAGTCATCGTGAGTATACACATTCACGGCCGGTCGATCCCATCTTCCTCGCGAGTGCAGCAGtacaaacatgatgggtgacaaatttgcgcgatgttgaattgcacacgGACGATCACAAGCCACGCAACTAAAACCTGTTTTAtcaggaaaatcaaaatcccggcctcattgaaaatgcacggggcccaaaatccggcCGAAATCTATCCcgaaaaaatagcaaatcctggagaatttttattacatgctttTGAGTGttttttccggaaaaaaattgcagaaatagtgattggaatttcaatatgatttattagatgaattcgtgtagaatagaaaaactcctttacatgaattctatacCGGAattcattttataaaaatgtgcacgggattatagaatataattaaatacaaATAATCATGATCTGATTATTTAGTCAATGCAAACGCACTGCCAGTAGTGAACAGGATGGCCTGgattagaaatactagaataagtgatcggcgaagacgccatcttgtttccaatcgaaccgtcaaaagcggttccatttcgacttgtttactttttgcacccataagaagcaagcaaaaagttcaagtgctgccagtatcattttcacgatttcatgcattttcatacgttgccatttcgacagtttttcactccgccggtctctggttatagggttgctatcctggatcatatgtttcgaatcaaaacaaacacgcacaccaacatatccaatgacagatagaactgaaaatattttttttattcaggttTCGGGTTGGCGCTGACCCAGGttaaaaaacgaattcgacataagtttGAAAGTAGGCTAAGCTCCAGtaggaatgtagtgctatggaagaagaagcttgcgatgcacttgcGCGGCTGACTGATTCAtcgaaaccgattgctaaatTGTTAGCTAAtatttttcaatagtaaatacaGTCAAATTTCACTCCTTGGGCTATCTTTAGATGGGCTATGATTTAGTTGGGCGCCCGTTAGTTGGGCTGTAGCCCACTTAAAACGAAGGTGGACGTCAAATTATGACATCAACGGcagtttttttattctttttctcatgtcgttttcgtttttgcggtgtagctacactcgtgctacacttttgcaccaaaaatgttcgtttttgattttcgtgCTACACCAGTGTAGCATTTTTCTTGCACTGAAACAAGCAGTGTAGCACCACAAAAAATCAGAGTGTGCCGTGTAGTGTAGTTTGTTGTCAAGTTTCTCccgttgttattgttttatttttatggtATCCAACAGGTATCCATAACAAACAAACCCAACTGCACTCAAAACGTTCGTTTTTGACGTGCAAAATGCTGCACTAAACGGTGTTGCTACAcctcaaaaacgaaaacgacatcaGTTGGCAGCTCTGAATTTctataggccttttcacgagacgtttaaaatcagctgattttaccgtcaattgacagttcttctatgaaagtgacagcttcggacttgcaggcctgttcagcggttgtaaacaagtgcagccccggcagtgtcacatgaaaaggcctattgtaTTCGCTGATTTGACAGATGACATCTCAGCCCAACTAACGAAAGTCTTTCACTAGATGGGCTGCAGCTTTAGCCCAACGAGTGAAAGTTGACTGTATTATcatcattggcgtaaataagggggggctggggggggcctggcccctccagacctacttttgccccccccccccagaaaattttgaaaagtaattccaacttagtcattttttatttcatttacatatttcctacatatttcttaattttgattatgaattctataaacatattttttgttgcgttatcacatctatgaccatttgttcagcaaagcatcgaaatatttaagttggacccccgggaacattttctcgatttttaagctaaaatcaatgtcgctcctaattcagttgctagcttaaaataataaatttgttctgcatttgtttgactagtatcctggtcgcagaaacataaaaacattgtattaagatataaatatttctgttctattaaactaccatccgcttcaaaaaagactgaagcaactacatcaaaatgagcacatgtacacaaatgcgggcaatgaaatttcgaacgatcattctttcgaaaatcttcgagttaatcgcaaggtatgccgcaaaacagttgatcaaattcctatggagctttttgctctcgctatataattctggcacagaaagatataaaattataaaacttaagaatctttgttaagaaaaattgttacagaaaaatcaacatcgcattccattgaaagtattaggacaaaacttcggcaaccttcgcactcacaagagagattgcattaaagaaatatttttataatccttaaaagatcttgttccatttatttttttggcgatttcgtaaggatcatcggaaaactattttgtgcctgctttagtgagaatttgttttttaggataaaaaaaattagatttagaaaccagttcgtatcagaaaacatttcttttgcagcacaattcagatcgatttggatgcttctcaagtctctttgatttttgcagagaattCTCTCACCTATttagaaaaccataataaagcctcttcctaacgtcagtaactacaaaaaccctatgttattctggaatttgatttatgactcataattttatgactcatggaatttttgactcataaaaaacactttaggattccaaatttgtgttcatcggtacttaactatttcagcacagaGCATACATTTttgaattgcatgaatacttatattgattatgacaaaatttcgtggaatttattccacatctaaagagattcaaaaaaatcgagatctttatgcattaagtaatcaaggaaatgcttgaaaactttcagaaatatactcatatcgaatttcatttatagataattcgaagaagattcttgaatctgtACTGTAACATAAGTGTgtacttatccacatttagtaacatggagaagacaagttgacacagacacagcgttttgaagcaatcacagcatcattggaaatcaattgtattattcgcgattttttttatgttagttctaggacgaatgagcgataaatttagtcaaacaatttctattgcaatctatgcgcacagtgctttaaatcgcctttgaaaattacatcccaccagctggtgccatggccccccctagaccgagactctagttacgcctatgattATCATTCATAAGTATTGTAaaacactggagtcggttttcacGCGGAGGATATTTCACGCGGAGGATATATCCCTaaatatgtttgaataaacCGCGGAAATCCAGGAACgcgtgtgaaaaaaaaattgcataaaaagaGATTCCTgttttaaaaaacccagattaatccacctagcggtgatggtgcctttctcgaccttcgtaaaatgtgtgtgcttgaaaatagatgagctagtagctaggagtaaaaaagacaaatttctttgtccgttctatgaaaatcagattatttatggcaaagatattgcagatccagttgaaaaccgaaaatcatattttgtcccattcccggatgtcgcgactgcatcgcgagtggggcccgactatggcacagttgcgcactactcgcgatgcagttgcaacatccggaaatgcgagaaaatgcgattgtcgcgaaacctcggttcggttttcagcttgatctacaatatgctaataagaatttcgacatttttgtttccttttccaatctttttgacgtacatacccctgttttattttacccagttatatattttaaggatatcacttttggatgtaaattgaactgaagctccgactacacaaaaagaaaacgaaaatgtcattcccatcaagcgagcggagggcaatatttattatgatataaatctcatgaccgtctttctaccaaactcccgtatgaagaggaagggaagtgtatcagtgtggaagcatccgatatttcgttttcggaaagaaattatagcctttcggtacaactttgttgcacaagaaaggcaaaaagtattttggccataatttcaaaggtaatagtccaatctggccaactttctaaatagaacaggattccgcatctaatgcaatttgttgtgagtaaatcggttgagggtaagtccattaaaagtcagctagactttttaactcgcttttttataacacatagtatattttggccataatttctgtgcccatggtccaaattttcaatagaaaacaatacgacaggattccgcgtcgaatgaaacttgttggaattatagatagtggaatatatagatgagtgaagataaatcctctgtctccaaacgaactgtcaaacgtgtctccaaacgagcatgacgtcacgatttcaatggaaacgttaagggctgtgacgtcatatgtgcgtgtgcacgggcagaaaaatcgactcagccatgctttcgctcatctatatattctactatctatagttggaattaaatcggttgaggataagttccaaaaaagtgagctaaacttttcgcacttttggtgcgcgcacacacacacacacagagacatcatcgcagttcatcgagctttggagcgaacatacagccttttcgtagaaaaaggcaaaaatggtgtttcagccataatttccgatcccatagtccgatctagccaattttcaatagaaaacaatgggacaagattctgcgtcgaatgcaatctgttgcgagcgtcaatagatgaagtctaagtgctgaaaaagtgagctagactttttcgaactctttttcacaataaatagtaatttgaccataacatctaagcccatagtccgatctggccaattttcaataagaaaatatgagacattctgcgtcgaatgcaacttgttgtgagcaaatcggttaaggatatgtgcctgaaaaatgagtgacattttttacgcgattttttcgtatgaatttgtattttggccataactttcgatcccatagtccgatctgaccaatttcaaataggaaacaatgggacaggattctgcgtcgaatgcaacttgttgcgagcaaatcggttgtggataagtgcccgaaaaatgagtgacattttttacgcgattttttcgtatgaatttgtattttggccataacttctgataccatagtccgatctggccaatttcaaataggaaacaatgggacaggattctgcgtcgaatgcaacttgttgcgagcaaatcggttgagggtaagtgcccgaaaaatgagtgacatttttcacgcgatttattcctacgaatttgtattttggccataactttttattccatagtccgatctggccattttcaaataggaaacaataggacagggttctgcgtcgaatgcaacttgttgcgagcaaatcggttgagggtaagtgcccgaaaaatgagtgacattttttttagtagttttgcgcacacacacacacacatacacacacacacacacacacacacacacacacacacacacacacagacatcacctcgattcgtcgaactgagtcgattggtatataacactatgggtctccgggccttctataaaaagtttgtttttggagcgatcatatagcctttaccgtatgcttagtatacgagaaaggcaaaaaccgcGTAAGAAATGACTTCAGTGTGTTGGATGACCAGATAGGGTGCGACGCCTCGGTGTTGAAAGTTGAAAATCCATCctaaaacggctgagatattaatgaTCAAAGgtgatcaaagtctatcatattttcgttacgtttttttgattttttgcaatcgtaaagtgtacccctatatagaaaagacagacgtagttctacgtcaaaaatcaaACTAAATTCACCGAGTCGTGATACTGACTTTCTcacatttagtcaagacaccaaccttatatggcgctaatattgttcgatgtaccattttcttcataattttcaaACGCAACaatcgatcgttatcaaattcaatagtgatcaactaagatttgccctctgtcgaataaaacttattgcgagaaaaacgattaaggattactatatgaaaagttatcTATTGtctttcttagcttttgtgcacacacatatgggccaaacacaattgatacgtttgcgtgcgttttgacaggtttcccatggaaaaactgtcaaaacgcacgcaaacgtacccaTTGTGTTTGGCAAAATActcttcgagctgagtcgattggtatgtaacactatgggtctccgaggcttctatgaAAAGCtcttttgttgtacgagaaaggcaaacatatCTCATAGTGAGACGATAAATTTTATAAAGTGGCTGCTTCattttcaatataaaaaaaatctcaaaactcaccCGATACGTCCACTCCGCGAGTTGCCACATCCGTACAGATGAGAAAATTGACCATACTGTTCTTGAACTTTGCCAGGTTCACTTTGCGCTCCCGGGAATTGCGGGATCTGTGCAAGCAGGCGAACGAGTACTGCATACCACAGGCCTGCATCAGATACCGTTCCAAGTTATCACAGTCCAGCTTAGTGCGGCAGAAAATGATCGCTCGATCCATGTTGTACTCTTTGATGGCATTCAAAGTGTACTCACCCTTGAGCCTTTTGACCGCTTCGGAGAGGCTCTCGGCCGTATCAGATCCGGGACAAACGTTGTCCAGGGCATGCACGCCATCGGTCTGAACATGTCTCGATAGCCAATGCCAGCTTTGATCCTTCCGGGGATCAATCATGTACACCACGTGATGAACCGTATCCGGGATGACGTCTTCTCCTTTCAGATCGATCCACGTGGGAAAGTGCATAAGGCTTTCAGCGAAATTTTGAACCTCTGATGAATCCAAAGTAGCGCTACAAATGATCATCTGAAGTCGATGATCGTCAGCCGTAATTTTGggtattttcttgtgtatgcgaTAAATGAGTTCCATATAACCGTGTTTTAGCAAACCGTCCGCCTCGTCCAGAACAAAGTAGCGACAGCTGCTCAGAATTATGGTTCCATTGGCAATCAAATCATCTAGCCGTCCAGGTGTTCcaataataatatcaacaccACGTTGTAATTCCTCGATTTGATCAGTGATATTAACCCCGCCGATCAGAAGCAACACGCGCACTTCTGGTTCCTTGAGGTACCGTTTAAACGTTTGAACTTGATTAAAAGTCTGCTCAGCCAACTCCCGTGAGGGTTCAATTACAATCGCTTGAGGTGCATTTGGTTGAGGATTCGATACATGTGAATCTCCTTCGCTCCCTGTATTAGGATTGATAACCACTTTTCCGTGTGGAGCTTTGGATATCGGTGAATATCCATTTGGAACGGGGTATTTGAAATCAGTATCACCGAAGTTGAACGACATTTCGGCATTATGCAACGCTACCGCCGGAAAAAAGTTGACATGTCTAATGTCTTCGCAAGTGATTTCGAAGGCCGTTCCCAAACTTATGCCATTTTTCGTAAAGCCAATTTCAGCACGCTCCAAATTTAGTAAGCACCCAATGACATCGCCCTGTCCAAATTTGCCACCGTAGCTTTGAAAACGTTTGTTGTGAGATTTCTTCCCCATTGCGCCGTAACCGTAGCCGAACTTATCCGTTCCCAACTCTAGGCTGGCTTGCTCTGTGCTCCATCCAACACGACAAACTCCTCCCTCTGCAACGGTAGCCTCGTAGTAATACTTTCCCCAATCCCAAACTCCGGTGGTCGCTCGACAGCCGTGCCACTTCTTGCGTTCTTTCGATTGACAACTCAACCCATCCGGTGTGATTGCTAGCCCGTTGCTACGATCCGTACACGATAATCTCCATTGTTTGGGGCTCTGTCCAGCAGCAATCTTACCGCTATTGATGTCTCGAAGCGTTTCCCACACAATCTGAAGAAGTGGTATGCTTATGGCGCCCGTTTTTCCACTTCGTGTTTCTGCTGCCATTAGGACATCGCCACCGCCCATAATAACGGGGATGGCTTCCGCTTGTATGTCTGTGGGTAGAAACCATTCCATTTCTTCAAGCATTTGACCGATCTCCGGCAGGATTCCATATTCTGCAGGAAAGCGGACAGTAATATTGTGTTGGGTTCTCGTCAAAAGCATTCATTACCTTCGAAAGCAGACATGTTTCTTTAGATAATTGTTTTACACAAATAGCAAATTATTTCATTGAATCATTCTGCAATATTCAACATGTTAGTAACTGACGTCAATTCCTCGTATTCCTTTTAAAACACAATAACTTTTTTtctctccaaattatcctgatgtttatttataaaaataaataaataataataaacaacagctGATCAATTCTTACCAGAGTCGAACTCATGAAAAACAGTATAGTAAATTTCGCTAGCCCCTGGGGCTAAGGGTGCGGCCAGAATAGACGCGAGCAATATTTAGGAAGTGAACCacccgaatagaaaatacaatagaattacattaaaatatcataaaattacaatacattttatttatgaacAACACCGAGGAAATTTTCCGCATATATGTTATGTGTCAAACTacataattttttgcaatttgttcTCACAAATATCTTTtatgtttgaaaataaataaatgttattaCACGCAGCATAGTTTCTTACGATTAAACCAAATATATATATTGTTGATTTTAACAATCGGTCTATTATTAAATCAAAAAGAATCGATTGTTGATTTTACAATATTTTCctattgaatcaacaatatgatTGTAATTTTAACAATATTCGTGATTGATCAGAGCTTGTTTAAATTATATTACACGCAGAAAAAtgtattgtagaaacaacaatattctggGTCAAATTCAACAATCTCAACAATGTTAGCTCAGGGCTAACAATATTTTCCATTTGACTTAATCCATAATATTGTTTTTACAATCAAAACATTGAGCTGCTATATTGTTGTATCAACAATATGATTGTTGAAATAACTGTGACTGTATTGTTGATTCAATATATGAACACgataaattcaacaataaaatattgTTGAAGCAAAATGACACATGAAGGcgttctttcttatttttcaggTAAAAGTAAGCATAAACAAATTAAAAGTTGtgagatttattttatttttccaatcagttaagccccaaacgcaatataacggaacggtgacggaaacggcaaatttgacagaaaatatatgggctaactgtcaaattttccgtttccgtcgccgttccgttgtattgcgtttggggctttagttTCAGGGTGTTTCAGGTATTCATATTATCGTTCATATTATATAATATGGCATTGCGAATTTGCCTTGGAATTTGCTGCAATGCTGTTATTTGGGTTAAGTTGATGTCATTGAAGAAAACCCTGAGAATGAAATGTTCTTATTTATGAGATTGTCGATAATTATAAACCCAAATTATACTTATCCACCTTTACTTTTCGATGCCGGAAAAGCAGGAATAACTTCCCCCGAATGTTTCCGCCCACAATTCAAATTTCTATATGTGCATATTTCGCcctgaaaatgcaaaaaaaacaacgttaaatattttctgaacattatttttatcgtTTAAACTTACGTGTATAGTCAATAAATTGTT includes these proteins:
- the LOC134202503 gene encoding ATP-dependent RNA helicase Ddx1 isoform X2, which translates into the protein MSAFEEYGILPEIGQMLEEMEWFLPTDIQAEAIPVIMGGGDVLMAAETRSGKTGAISIPLLQIVWETLRDINSGKIAAGQSPKQWRLSCTDRSNGLAITPDGLSCQSKERKKWHGCRATTGVWDWGKYYYEATVAEGGVCRVGWSTEQASLELGTDKFGYGYGAMGKKSHNKRFQSYGGKFGQGDVIGCLLNLERAEIGFTKNGISLGTAFEITCEDIRHVNFFPAVALHNAEMSFNFGDTDFKYPVPNGYSPISKAPHGKVVINPNTGSEGDSHVSNPQPNAPQAIVIEPSRELAEQTFNQVQTFKRYLKEPEVRVLLLIGGVNITDQIEELQRGVDIIIGTPGRLDDLIANGTIILSSCRYFVLDEADGLLKHGYMELIYRIHKKIPKITADDHRLQMIICSATLDSSEVQNFAESLMHFPTWIDLKGEDVIPDTVHHVVYMIDPRKDQSWHWLSRHVQTDGVHALDNVCPGSDTAESLSEAVKRLKGEYTLNAIKEYNMDRAIIFCRTKLDCDNLERYLMQACGMQYSFACLHRSRNSRERKVNLAKFKNSMVNFLICTDVATRGVDVSGLPFIINVTLPDEKSNYVHRIGRVGRAERMGLAISLVSTVPEKVWYHGQWCASRGKNCWNTNLTDVKGCCMWYDEKMYLAEIEDHLNVTIQQIDKNLKVPMNDFDGKVTYGEKRLNTGTGYKDHVEQLTPVVLELAKLEREAQNLFLKRMVVQ